From the Lysinibacillus fusiformis genome, the window GCGAATGTCCCACGATTACTTCTTGTGTTTCAGCGTCGATGACAAGAAACTTACGATAGGATTCATCGGTATTGTGCTGAAAGGATGCTAAAAAATAAACTTGTCGATTGGGATGAATAAAAGTATGTTGAGAGAGGTCTATTGTTTCCTGTTTATCATCTGTTTGTAAATAAAAACGTTTTGTCGCATTTGCCACATCTTTAAAAGCCATCTTTTGACGAATATTCAATGCAGCATTGGGATATTCCTCATAAATCGCACGATTAAGCTGCTGATAAAATTTGTCCTCATCACGAAACGATTGAAATTGGTTGTTTGGGTATTGATATAGTGTATTTATTTCAGTTGGTGTGCAAAGTGTGGGTGCTGTATGGTCTACTGAATGTTGAGGTGGCATTAATATTTTGGAAACAACCATAAAAGTTAAGATAAATACATGCATTATTCAACCTCCAAATGTTTTCTTATCAAAAACATCGCCTACTTTTTCATTCTCTATACATCCAGAGAAATGGCTAGGTGAATGCATGTATCAGCCATGATAAAACCAGCCAATAAAAACATGGCCTGGCTTTATCCAATCTATTCTTTCTTTTATTATATGCCTCGTTATGATTAGGAAGCTTGTGCTTGTTTTAAATATCTATTAAGTAAGACATCCAATTCTTGACTGTAATCTACAACAGTAGGGTGGGTGAAACCAAGATCCTTTGCTT encodes:
- a CDS encoding aspartyl-phosphate phosphatase Spo0E family protein, whose amino-acid sequence is MVNLLLKQFLKAEIEIKRRIMYKKAKDLGFTHPTVVDYSQELDVLLNRYLKQAQAS